A genomic stretch from Plasmodium cynomolgi strain B DNA, chromosome 8, whole genome shotgun sequence includes:
- a CDS encoding VIR-like CYIR protein (putative): MERKLVLGLSQGNSSDDVENNKLKNVTKGTSTNENLKENQFSRIKKKDCYYEQKIFNEIDNVLVPILAEAEVKVKLESKIRNILEHLTPVLNDVIFIPFGIIGIICIIYILIKIVKYERIKAGKGELKDKEYVCFCKEDFNIN, encoded by the exons AGATGATGTGgagaataataaattaaaaaatgtgacaaaaGGCACAtcaacaaatgaaaatttaaaagaaaatcaaTTCAGTA ggattaaaaaaaaagattgcTACTACGAGCAGAAGATATTTAATGAAATTGATAATGTTC TAGTTCCTATATTAGCTGAAGCTgaagtaaaagtaaaattagaGAGTAAGATAAGAAATATCTTGGAGCACTTAACACCAGTATTGAatgatgtaatttttataccaTTTGGTATAATTggaataatatgtataatttatatattgattaaaattgtaaagtATGAAAGAATAAAAGCAGGAAAGGGTGAACTGAAGGATAAGGAATATGTTTGTTTTTGTAAAGAagattttaatattaattaa